In one Candidatus Planktophila vernalis genomic region, the following are encoded:
- a CDS encoding DNA gyrase/topoisomerase IV subunit B, translating to MAEKDIATNVQDSYTAKDLAVLEGLDAVRKRPGMYIGSTDSRGLMHCLWEIIDNSVDESLAGHCKKIEINLESDGSVEVHDDGRGIPVDKEPKTGLTGVEVVLTKLHAGGKFGGGSYAASGGLHGVGASVVNALASRLDAEVDRDGKIYWMSFQRGVAGIFDGDGPKAPFEPKSGLRVIGKISSKVTGTRIKWWSDRQIFLKEAELDLEDIYARARQTSYLVPGLTLIVNDNRTKTKTTEVFFHKSGITEYCNFLQPDEAVGDVIRIYGTGHYQETVPVLDDKGHMVSTEVERDMEVDIAMKWGNGFETTQRSFVNIIATPKGGTHVLGFERALVKVVNEALRSTKTLANKEIDVIKDDVIEGLTAVVTVRMSEPQFEGQTKEVLGTAAATRIVSAVVADKMKEYFNTSKRIDKANGRLVLEKIAAASRTRISARAHKDLQRRKNALESSSLPTKLSDCRSEDVTRTELFIVEGDSALGTTKAARNSEFQAILPIRGKILNVQKASLSQMLEDKECGSIIQVIGAGSGKSFELDEARYGRVILMSDADVDGAHIRCLLLTLMYRYMRPLIDSGRVFAAIPPLHRIEVMGGGGKKGEYIYTYSDDEMKKITADLKKSGKRWKEPIQRYKGLGEMDADQLRETTMDPDARTLRRITVSDATAAEAMFELLMGSDVAPRKEFIANAEIDREHIDA from the coding sequence GTGGCCGAAAAAGATATTGCGACAAATGTGCAGGATAGCTATACCGCAAAAGATCTAGCGGTTTTAGAGGGCCTCGATGCCGTTCGCAAGCGCCCAGGTATGTATATCGGCTCCACAGACTCACGTGGACTCATGCACTGTTTGTGGGAAATCATTGATAACTCAGTAGATGAGTCACTGGCTGGACATTGTAAGAAAATTGAAATTAATCTTGAATCAGATGGTTCTGTTGAAGTCCATGATGATGGTCGCGGAATTCCAGTTGATAAAGAACCTAAGACTGGTTTAACTGGTGTTGAAGTTGTTCTCACTAAATTGCACGCAGGCGGAAAGTTCGGTGGCGGTTCATATGCTGCATCCGGTGGTCTGCACGGTGTTGGTGCATCCGTTGTGAACGCACTTGCATCTCGCCTTGATGCTGAAGTTGATCGTGATGGCAAGATTTACTGGATGTCATTCCAACGCGGTGTTGCAGGAATTTTTGATGGCGATGGACCAAAAGCACCATTTGAACCAAAATCAGGATTGCGCGTTATTGGCAAAATCTCTAGCAAAGTTACTGGCACACGTATTAAGTGGTGGAGTGATCGCCAGATTTTCCTTAAAGAGGCAGAGCTTGATCTAGAAGATATCTATGCACGTGCTCGCCAGACTTCTTACTTGGTCCCAGGATTAACGCTGATTGTTAATGACAATCGCACAAAGACCAAGACAACAGAGGTTTTCTTCCATAAGAGTGGAATTACTGAATACTGTAATTTCTTGCAACCCGATGAAGCCGTGGGTGATGTCATCCGTATCTATGGCACAGGTCATTACCAAGAGACTGTCCCTGTTCTAGATGATAAAGGCCACATGGTTTCAACTGAAGTTGAGCGCGATATGGAAGTTGATATCGCCATGAAGTGGGGTAATGGTTTTGAGACCACACAGCGCTCATTCGTAAACATCATTGCAACGCCTAAGGGTGGAACTCACGTGCTGGGCTTTGAGCGCGCTCTGGTCAAGGTAGTTAATGAGGCGCTTCGCTCGACTAAAACTCTTGCCAACAAAGAAATTGATGTTATTAAAGATGACGTCATTGAGGGTTTGACTGCTGTTGTCACAGTTCGTATGTCTGAGCCACAGTTTGAAGGTCAGACGAAGGAAGTTCTAGGAACGGCTGCTGCCACACGAATCGTTTCAGCGGTTGTGGCAGATAAGATGAAAGAGTATTTCAATACGTCAAAGCGCATTGATAAAGCTAATGGGCGCTTAGTACTTGAAAAGATTGCAGCAGCTTCTCGCACACGTATTAGTGCTCGTGCTCATAAAGATTTGCAGCGCCGCAAGAACGCTTTGGAATCATCATCTCTTCCAACCAAGCTTTCAGATTGTCGCTCTGAGGATGTAACACGAACAGAGCTATTTATTGTGGAAGGTGACTCAGCCCTTGGCACAACCAAGGCAGCACGTAACTCTGAGTTCCAAGCGATTTTGCCAATTCGTGGAAAGATTCTTAACGTTCAGAAAGCATCACTTTCACAGATGCTAGAAGATAAAGAGTGCGGATCAATTATTCAGGTAATTGGCGCAGGCTCTGGAAAGTCATTTGAACTAGATGAAGCCCGCTATGGCCGCGTTATCTTGATGTCAGATGCTGACGTTGATGGTGCACACATTCGTTGCTTGCTATTAACGCTGATGTATCGATACATGCGACCTCTGATTGATTCTGGCCGTGTATTTGCAGCTATTCCACCTCTGCACCGCATTGAAGTAATGGGCGGGGGAGGAAAGAAGGGTGAATACATCTACACCTATAGCGATGATGAGATGAAGAAAATTACTGCAGATTTAAAGAAGAGCGGAAAGCGTTGGAAAGAGCCTATTCAGCGCTATAAAGGTCTGGGCGAAATGGATGCAGATCAGCTGCGCGAAACAACCATGGATCCAGATGCCCGCACACTTCGTCGCATCACAGTCTCAGATGCCACAGCAGCCGAGGCGATGTTTGAACTATTGATGGGCAGTGATGTTGCCCCACGTAAGGAATTCATTGCCAATGCTGAGATTGATCGCGAACATATCGACGCTTAG
- a CDS encoding DUF7455 domain-containing protein → MSEQLMLQSVPLNALDRCDRCGAQAYVRAVLLNGGELMFCAHHGKEYAEKLKTVAAKIVDESQKLVETPAN, encoded by the coding sequence ATGTCAGAACAATTGATGCTTCAATCAGTACCTCTTAACGCCCTTGACCGTTGCGACCGCTGCGGAGCCCAGGCCTATGTTCGCGCCGTGCTTCTCAACGGTGGAGAACTCATGTTCTGTGCCCACCATGGCAAGGAATATGCCGAAAAGCTAAAGACAGTTGCTGCAAAGATTGTCGATGAGAGTCAAAAGCTCGTCGAGACTCCAGCTAACTAG
- a CDS encoding fumarylacetoacetate hydrolase family protein yields the protein MDKPSIFVNPKSGSIKISGEVDVVDVDGKVIESLTNPKLCGCGLSKDKPWCDSSHGEYVKIVAQQLRNARELVKPSNLFGATPVRAREIRENELKYRLEHEEVLVGVKLGGALDSTKKDDPTYINIFGYLTDAMQCIDSLHTASLIYPRAEAEVVFKLSKEINGEIHPSEVLDYVSHIAAGMEILDYRFGEVEAYAEDCIADNAGAAAFAYGAWVPAHQENLDALMAEVFVNGALTQSAPLTAIQGNPWMAVVELSKVLAATGVKLAAGSIIFSGSATTGVPMLAGNSYRVEIKGLGNVEIKAS from the coding sequence ATGGACAAACCATCGATTTTTGTTAATCCCAAAAGCGGATCTATCAAGATCAGCGGTGAAGTTGATGTAGTTGATGTCGATGGCAAGGTCATCGAAAGCCTTACTAATCCCAAGCTCTGTGGTTGTGGGCTCTCTAAAGATAAGCCGTGGTGTGATTCATCGCATGGGGAGTATGTGAAAATCGTTGCCCAGCAACTTCGAAATGCCCGCGAATTAGTAAAGCCTTCTAATCTTTTTGGTGCCACACCTGTTCGTGCACGAGAGATTCGCGAGAATGAACTTAAGTACCGACTTGAGCATGAAGAAGTACTTGTGGGTGTCAAGCTCGGGGGAGCGCTGGATTCAACAAAGAAAGATGATCCGACATACATCAACATATTTGGGTATTTAACCGATGCAATGCAGTGCATTGATTCTTTACACACTGCATCTTTGATTTATCCACGTGCAGAAGCTGAAGTTGTCTTTAAGCTAAGCAAAGAGATAAATGGTGAGATTCATCCATCAGAAGTTCTAGATTACGTGAGCCATATTGCCGCAGGCATGGAAATCCTTGATTATCGCTTTGGTGAAGTTGAGGCATATGCAGAGGATTGCATTGCAGATAACGCTGGTGCTGCAGCTTTTGCATATGGCGCGTGGGTGCCTGCGCATCAAGAGAATTTAGATGCGTTAATGGCCGAAGTATTTGTTAATGGAGCGTTGACTCAATCAGCACCGTTAACTGCAATTCAAGGCAACCCCTGGATGGCAGTAGTTGAACTTTCTAAAGTATTAGCGGCAACGGGTGTGAAGTTGGCTGCTGGATCAATTATCTTTAGTGGATCTGCAACAACAGGAGTTCCTATGCTTGCAGGCAACAGCTATCGTGTTGAGATTAAAGGATTAGGAAACGTGGAGATAAAAGCTAGTTAG
- a CDS encoding RNA polymerase sigma factor, with amino-acid sequence MAVFSALKNKVLKKAVRKKAAPVKKTAAKKGAPAKKSAPVKKAAAKKSAPAKKVAAKKATPVKKAAPAKKVAPVKIALKKDLTAKDVQAIVDAKNAVLRQHEVLAELEKRGVTSINRIPKKTDKDLVDEARALATDVPVIVEKLRKAGLGSPSRILKKSDYALIEPKVAPVAAPKIDAKTGKAAVVKIDGEEVELEEVELEDVETLIKEAVEIIDGEEEDKSNQPRVVNLAEDTSGNEENAFTLKASEEDDAPAQTVMTAGATADPVKDYLKQIGRVALLNAELEVELATRVEAGLFAEAKLKDEKKLEKKLKRELEWLVEDGKRAKNHLLEANLRLVVSLAKRYTGRGMLFLDLIQEGNLGLIRAVEKFDYTKGYKFSTYATWWIRQAITRAMADQARTIRIPVHMVEVINKLARVQRQMLQDLGREPTPEELAKELDMTPEKVVEVQKYGREPISLHTPLGEEGDSEFGDLIEDSEAVVPADAVSFTLLQEQLHSVLDTLSEREAGVVAMRFGLTDGQPKTLDEIGKVYGVTRERIRQIESKTMSKLRHPSRSQVLRDYLD; translated from the coding sequence GTGGCTGTATTTAGTGCGCTCAAAAACAAGGTGTTAAAGAAAGCTGTTAGGAAAAAAGCTGCACCTGTGAAGAAAACCGCTGCTAAAAAGGGAGCACCTGCCAAAAAGAGCGCGCCAGTAAAGAAAGCTGCTGCAAAAAAGAGTGCACCTGCAAAGAAAGTAGCGGCCAAAAAGGCGACGCCAGTTAAAAAGGCAGCCCCTGCAAAAAAGGTTGCACCTGTAAAGATTGCATTAAAGAAAGATTTAACGGCAAAAGATGTTCAAGCAATTGTTGATGCCAAAAATGCAGTATTGCGCCAGCATGAAGTTCTAGCAGAGCTAGAAAAGCGTGGTGTTACATCGATTAACCGCATTCCTAAAAAGACCGATAAAGATTTAGTGGATGAAGCCCGCGCCCTTGCAACTGATGTTCCAGTAATCGTTGAAAAACTACGCAAGGCTGGCCTTGGTTCACCATCTCGTATTTTGAAAAAGAGCGACTACGCACTTATCGAGCCAAAGGTGGCACCAGTTGCTGCGCCAAAGATTGATGCTAAGACTGGCAAAGCTGCAGTTGTAAAAATCGATGGGGAAGAAGTAGAGCTTGAAGAAGTAGAGCTTGAAGATGTTGAGACTTTGATTAAGGAAGCTGTCGAAATTATCGATGGTGAAGAAGAAGATAAGAGCAACCAACCACGCGTTGTTAACTTAGCTGAAGATACTTCTGGAAATGAAGAAAATGCCTTTACATTAAAGGCCTCTGAAGAAGATGACGCCCCTGCCCAGACAGTTATGACCGCTGGTGCTACAGCAGATCCAGTAAAGGATTACCTGAAGCAGATTGGCCGCGTTGCACTGCTAAACGCAGAGCTTGAAGTAGAGCTAGCTACACGCGTTGAAGCAGGGCTTTTTGCCGAGGCAAAGCTTAAAGATGAGAAGAAGCTTGAAAAGAAGCTAAAGCGCGAACTTGAATGGCTTGTTGAAGATGGAAAGCGCGCAAAGAATCACTTATTAGAGGCAAACCTTCGCCTCGTTGTCTCTCTTGCTAAGCGCTACACCGGCCGCGGAATGCTTTTCCTTGACCTTATTCAAGAAGGTAACTTAGGTTTGATTCGAGCCGTTGAGAAGTTCGACTACACAAAGGGTTATAAGTTCTCAACATATGCCACATGGTGGATTCGCCAGGCTATTACACGTGCGATGGCTGATCAGGCCCGCACAATCCGTATTCCTGTTCACATGGTTGAAGTTATTAACAAGTTGGCACGTGTTCAGCGCCAGATGCTTCAAGATCTTGGTCGCGAACCGACCCCAGAAGAGTTAGCTAAAGAGCTTGATATGACACCTGAAAAGGTTGTCGAAGTTCAAAAGTATGGCCGTGAACCAATTTCACTTCACACACCACTAGGTGAAGAAGGCGATAGCGAGTTCGGTGATTTGATTGAAGACTCTGAAGCTGTTGTTCCAGCTGATGCGGTGTCATTCACATTGCTGCAAGAGCAGTTGCACTCAGTTCTAGATACGCTCTCAGAGCGTGAAGCTGGTGTGGTTGCGATGCGCTTTGGTTTAACTGATGGTCAACCAAAGACGTTGGATGAAATTGGAAAGGTCTATGGCGTTACACGTGAGCGTATTCGCCAGATTGAATCCAAGACAATGTCCAAGCTTCGTCACCCTTCACGCAGCCAGGTTTTGCGGGACTACCTCGACTAA
- the metX gene encoding homoserine O-acetyltransferase MetX, whose protein sequence is MSHKEAPVTGAWLEHHAPGDRRFLKIGDVGLESGETLEDVTIAFQSWGELNEKKDNAILVNHALTGWSDVTGWWPSMVGPGLPFDTDKYFVVCPNVIGGCQGSTGPSSIAPDGKRYGSRFPSLTIRDMVAAEIAFTDLLGIKKYQLAVGPSIGGMRSLEWAVQHPDRVGAICTIGSSAVATGDQIGTASIQIRAIKNDPYFNSGDYYEQERGPIDGMGIARRIAHLTYRTEAEMDVRFGRELQGDDTGRYAVESYLDHQANKLAQRFDANTYICLTEAMNSHDIGRDRGGVVAALESITIPVVAVSIDTDRLFPMRLQAEIADFAPHAAPLVTISSPFGHDGFLVEVESVGNVIRQALDLAK, encoded by the coding sequence ATGTCACACAAAGAGGCACCGGTTACCGGGGCGTGGCTTGAACACCATGCACCCGGTGATCGGCGCTTTCTAAAAATTGGCGACGTTGGCCTTGAAAGCGGAGAAACTTTGGAAGATGTCACTATTGCTTTTCAAAGCTGGGGTGAGTTAAACGAGAAAAAAGATAATGCGATATTAGTCAACCATGCCCTCACTGGTTGGTCAGATGTGACTGGTTGGTGGCCTTCTATGGTGGGGCCGGGATTGCCTTTTGATACAGATAAGTATTTTGTTGTCTGTCCTAATGTTATTGGTGGCTGCCAAGGATCAACTGGACCATCATCTATTGCACCTGATGGCAAGAGATATGGGTCGCGCTTTCCGTCACTGACAATCCGTGACATGGTTGCAGCAGAAATTGCTTTCACAGATCTTCTAGGGATTAAGAAATACCAACTAGCTGTGGGGCCATCCATTGGCGGAATGCGCTCTTTGGAATGGGCCGTGCAACATCCAGATCGAGTTGGTGCTATCTGCACTATTGGTTCATCTGCTGTTGCTACCGGAGATCAAATTGGCACAGCCTCCATTCAAATAAGAGCTATAAAGAATGATCCTTATTTCAATAGCGGTGACTACTACGAGCAAGAGCGTGGTCCTATTGATGGAATGGGTATTGCTCGTCGTATTGCTCACCTGACTTATCGCACAGAGGCAGAGATGGATGTGCGCTTTGGACGAGAACTCCAAGGAGATGACACTGGCCGCTATGCCGTGGAGTCATATTTAGATCATCAGGCCAATAAGTTGGCCCAGCGCTTTGATGCCAATACCTACATCTGCCTGACTGAGGCCATGAATAGCCATGACATAGGACGAGATAGGGGCGGAGTAGTTGCTGCCCTGGAATCGATCACTATTCCAGTCGTGGCCGTCTCTATTGATACCGATCGCCTCTTTCCTATGCGGCTACAGGCTGAGATCGCCGACTTTGCACCTCATGCAGCGCCTCTGGTGACGATTTCATCGCCATTTGGTCACGATGGCTTCCTGGTGGAGGTTGAATCTGTGGGAAATGTGATTAGGCAGGCCCTGGATTTAGCTAAATAA
- a CDS encoding bifunctional o-acetylhomoserine/o-acetylserine sulfhydrylase yields MSTFSLEEAAFETRQIHAGQVADPTTGARALPLYQTTAYQFRDTKHAADLFGLAELGNIYTRIMNPTQDVVEKRIASLEGGVAALLLASGSAATTFAVLAVATAGDHIVSSKYLYGGTYNLFHYTLPTFGVEVTFVDNPNDPAEWQKAVRPNTKAFFGETISNPNNDILDIEAVAKVAHENHVPLIVDNTVATPYVIKPIDFGADVVVHSATKFLAGHGNAVVGAIVDSGNFDYARYPEKFKSFNTPDPSYHGLVYAQALGVGSAFGANLSYIFKIRLTLLRDIGAAVSPFNAWLLAQGLETLTLRMKQHLENAKAVASWLEKHPQVEKVNYSSLPSNSYNKLATKYAPKGSGSVLSFEIKGGIEAGKKFVEGLSLHSHVANIGDVRSLVIHPASTTHSQLSPEELINAGVNPGLIRLSVGLEDIEDIKADLADGFAAAK; encoded by the coding sequence ATGTCAACCTTTTCACTTGAAGAAGCAGCTTTTGAAACCCGTCAAATTCACGCCGGACAAGTTGCAGATCCAACTACAGGAGCACGTGCACTTCCTCTGTATCAAACCACTGCATATCAATTCCGTGATACAAAACATGCAGCAGATCTTTTTGGTTTGGCAGAGTTAGGCAATATCTATACCCGCATCATGAACCCGACTCAAGATGTCGTTGAAAAGCGGATCGCCTCATTAGAAGGTGGCGTTGCTGCTCTTCTTCTTGCTTCAGGTTCTGCTGCTACAACTTTTGCAGTCTTAGCTGTTGCAACTGCAGGAGATCACATCGTTTCATCAAAGTATCTCTATGGAGGAACATATAACCTGTTCCACTACACCTTGCCAACATTTGGTGTGGAAGTAACTTTTGTTGATAATCCGAATGATCCTGCTGAATGGCAAAAAGCAGTTCGTCCAAATACCAAAGCTTTCTTTGGTGAGACTATTTCAAATCCTAATAATGATATTTTGGATATTGAGGCTGTTGCAAAGGTTGCCCATGAAAATCATGTGCCGTTGATTGTTGATAACACTGTGGCAACTCCATATGTGATTAAACCTATCGATTTTGGGGCAGATGTAGTTGTTCACTCAGCAACAAAGTTTCTTGCTGGTCATGGAAATGCAGTAGTGGGTGCAATTGTTGATTCAGGTAACTTTGATTATGCGCGCTATCCTGAAAAGTTTAAAAGCTTTAATACTCCAGATCCTTCCTATCACGGCCTGGTCTATGCCCAAGCTTTAGGAGTTGGTAGTGCATTTGGTGCAAACCTTTCCTATATCTTCAAGATTCGCTTGACATTGCTGCGCGATATTGGGGCAGCGGTAAGCCCATTTAACGCATGGTTGTTGGCTCAGGGCCTTGAGACTCTGACACTTCGCATGAAGCAACATTTAGAAAACGCTAAAGCTGTTGCATCTTGGCTTGAGAAGCATCCGCAGGTTGAGAAGGTTAACTACTCATCCCTACCGAGCAATTCATACAACAAATTAGCTACGAAATATGCTCCCAAGGGCTCAGGTTCAGTGCTCTCCTTTGAAATCAAGGGTGGGATAGAGGCTGGAAAGAAGTTTGTGGAAGGGCTCAGCTTGCACTCACACGTTGCAAATATCGGCGATGTGAGATCTCTAGTCATCCACCCCGCTTCAACTACGCATTCACAACTTTCGCCAGAAGAACTCATTAACGCCGGAGTAAATCCTGGCTTAATCCGTTTATCTGTTGGTCTTGAAGATATTGAAGATATCAAGGCTGATCTTGCAGATGGTTTTGCTGCCGCTAAGTAA
- a CDS encoding DUF4192 family protein → MTTDYEELEIASLPLASDKDFVALVTSFSVDPDSPDLSFMQRDGATAVIDLATEFEKYGVASNPDLIARVIGRLSDIQVRDFALGTHNSESFETYWLMWHYLLQIAPKGFVAPVATLFATLAYERSDTPLAYRSLDRASADAPGYSLTILLRRVFGSGWPANAFAAMRIELHPKVTAGIFE, encoded by the coding sequence ATGACAACTGATTATGAAGAGCTAGAAATAGCATCCCTGCCACTTGCAAGTGATAAAGACTTTGTTGCACTCGTTACAAGCTTTAGCGTTGATCCAGATAGCCCAGATCTATCCTTCATGCAACGTGATGGTGCAACGGCAGTTATTGATTTAGCAACCGAGTTTGAAAAATATGGCGTGGCCAGTAATCCTGATTTGATTGCACGGGTTATTGGGCGCTTAAGTGATATTCAAGTGCGAGATTTTGCGCTGGGCACCCATAACTCTGAGAGCTTTGAAACCTATTGGTTGATGTGGCATTACTTATTACAGATTGCTCCCAAAGGCTTTGTTGCACCCGTTGCTACATTGTTTGCAACCCTTGCCTATGAGCGCTCTGATACTCCACTTGCTTATAGATCCCTTGATCGCGCTAGCGCTGATGCACCTGGCTATTCCTTAACGATTTTGCTGCGCAGAGTCTTTGGCTCAGGCTGGCCCGCTAATGCTTTTGCTGCCATGCGCATTGAGCTCCATCCCAAGGTCACTGCGGGGATTTTCGAGTAG
- a CDS encoding PKD domain-containing protein — MKRLLILILFITLFTPASAVADCTTNACVDVFTQDNQIIITAKKGDGGAVVKKRTVVVPTPKPTLWFPPKPKAVPAIKRTYKPRVRVKKVVTASVNLSDRLIKMVPTATIAYQPEFEPLVHVPVIFWCDLPTLFQSRVDIIGEVIDVALRPGFAWQWGDGEIFQTNEPGAPYPNQKVTHTYKRPGTYYVSLIATWNGNFKHNGATRVITGTIKIPSFAVITVVSANSTFTK; from the coding sequence ATGAAGCGCTTATTAATTCTCATCCTTTTCATCACTTTATTCACCCCCGCTAGCGCAGTAGCTGACTGCACAACCAACGCCTGCGTTGATGTTTTCACGCAAGATAACCAGATCATCATTACGGCTAAAAAGGGAGATGGCGGGGCAGTAGTTAAAAAGCGCACAGTGGTTGTGCCAACTCCTAAGCCAACGCTGTGGTTTCCGCCTAAACCTAAAGCTGTCCCTGCCATTAAGCGCACCTATAAGCCACGGGTGCGTGTGAAGAAAGTTGTAACTGCCAGCGTGAATTTAAGTGATCGCTTAATCAAAATGGTTCCAACGGCCACGATTGCCTATCAACCAGAGTTTGAACCGCTGGTGCATGTGCCAGTTATTTTCTGGTGTGATCTGCCGACTCTCTTTCAATCTCGAGTCGACATCATCGGTGAAGTAATTGATGTTGCCCTGCGCCCGGGCTTTGCCTGGCAGTGGGGCGATGGGGAAATCTTTCAAACCAATGAACCAGGTGCTCCCTATCCCAATCAAAAAGTTACACATACCTATAAGCGCCCTGGTACTTACTACGTGAGCTTGATTGCCACATGGAATGGCAATTTCAAACACAACGGTGCTACGCGTGTCATCACAGGAACTATCAAAATCCCATCTTTTGCAGTTATCACCGTGGTATCTGCTAACTCAACTTTTACGAAATGA
- a CDS encoding NUDIX hydrolase produces MSARDGDGWIQCACGNKHWGLNGAAGILLVRGTQILLQHRAPWVHNGDTWGIPGGARDSHESVLEAAIREAKEETGIDPVHLTPIQTFSDDHGSWCYDTVIAHASDDLVAHELNDESHEVRWVEIEKVEELTLHPSFEKSWPTLKGLVQAL; encoded by the coding sequence ATGAGCGCACGCGATGGTGATGGTTGGATCCAATGCGCCTGCGGCAATAAGCACTGGGGCCTCAATGGCGCTGCTGGAATCCTTTTAGTTCGTGGCACACAAATCCTGCTGCAACATCGCGCCCCGTGGGTTCACAACGGTGATACCTGGGGAATCCCAGGTGGTGCCCGCGATAGTCATGAATCTGTATTAGAAGCTGCAATTCGGGAGGCAAAAGAGGAAACAGGAATTGATCCTGTGCACCTGACTCCTATTCAAACTTTTAGCGATGATCACGGCAGCTGGTGCTATGACACTGTCATTGCGCATGCCAGCGATGATTTAGTAGCACACGAGCTCAATGATGAATCCCATGAAGTGCGCTGGGTGGAGATAGAAAAGGTAGAAGAGCTAACACTTCACCCTAGTTTTGAAAAGTCCTGGCCAACCCTAAAGGGACTCGTTCAGGCGCTTTAG